In the genome of Juglans microcarpa x Juglans regia isolate MS1-56 chromosome 6S, Jm3101_v1.0, whole genome shotgun sequence, the window ATATAGACATTTTGAATggtaataaataactaataaatgtCGTAAgatccattatatatatttatttttctcattcgAGATCTTTAAATTTAGacactaatttaaaataaattttaatatgaatGAATAGTACATGAACAATATACCATTTTGCATTATGTTGTTTCACCCCATTATACAACCAAGGAGAGATTTTTACGGCTGCGCACGAAATAAGTaaagagtcgggctactctgccgcccagaGTAGCCTGTTCCATTTGATCAACTgtgttttttaagtttttttttctttttttttttcacatttttttaatatatttaaatgttttaaaaaaataaaaaaatctcaatacacttaaaatcacttccttaatcactaagtaaaaaaaaattatgtcaagcggtcaaatggagcgATACATTAGGGATGCAAAGTAGTTTTATTCATAAGTAAATAGTTTTACTGTTTCATGCATAGCTCgtaaaatctttttgaaaagtagtactatatatacttataattttatgtataatattcattttgtcgattttcttttaaattttaaattttataatttttaacatatacataaagaagtaaatttttataaattttcctGAATTACAATTAGCATTTATCCTCCCCCAAAATTTATCATTTGTGAATGCTTTTAGCCTATTTGCAGTCTAAGGCCCCGCTTAGTTTAAATTTAAGTCATTATTTTTCCTATTAGTCATTTTAGTTTGGTTTGAATAAGTGTTATGTATTGTTCTTTTAATTATCATCCGCACAATTTTCTAATGTGATATCAAATAAGTAAAAAGTTATTTGTCatcatttatttatctttcaaacACACGATATTACATAAGAAATGAGGATGAGAGAGAACAGTAAATAGCAATTTTCTCTCATCTCTATTTGTTTTTGcgactaaataaataaaattggaggATCATTGGCACTAATGACGAGCATTGTTAACTTTGTCACGTATcgaaatatataaatgaataattctatttgaaagaTTTTATACCACAAATCATTcacatacataatttgattttgaagataaattttaaagtttgaatcttataaatcaaattatgccatgcGGATGGTTTGTGATATAAACAGCTTCAAACAATAccattcatatataaatatcaccAAACCAACCATGTAGATCATTATTTTGAAAGATTTATGAGGACTTTAATTTCCATATAAGACCGTAgctttatctattttttttttattttgccttGAATAAATagctttgaatttaaataatgacCTTATTTTGTAGTGGACAAATCAATTTCTATAAACAAATGTAGgggagaaattttttttcccgTTCAAATACATCTTTATTAAGTCTGATTTCGTGGTTTACCAAAATACAGACCATAATCCAACATAGATCAATAACATGGATGGTCATCATGAGAttgtgaaataaataaataaaaaataatgaaacaatATGTCATTttacaatgaagaaaaatatgatcaaGATGGACTAGGCAAGCAACTAGACATGGGCAGTCCATCTCTTTCAAGGTTTATAGTCAATGCTTTGCTTGTATATAATTTCTTCACATTGGATCCCTGATCTTTTAGCAATCTCCCTAAATTCCTTTTAGCATTTGCTCTAAATGGACAATTGGATGCTAAGAACCCATCTACCAAGTGCAAGTATGCCTCCAAGTCATGACAGCATGCCATGTCAGCATTCGGCTTTAGATACGGCGACATTTTCGTGTCGACCCGCAATTCCGTTCCGACGTGGGAGTAGGCCAATGGCATGTTTTTGTCAAGCATGTCAAGCAACCCTCCAACAATACTTGTGTTCCTTAGCTTTTGGTTTAGCTCTTCTCCAACAAAGACACCGGGGATCCTAGTGATCACGTCTTGAGAGTTAACAATTCGCAACACCTTGACATTTTGGGCATCAATGCGGTTGGCAAAGGCTCTGTTGCCAACACGAGGCCCACCAAAGGAAAAGACTGCAATCGGTGGCATGTCACTTAAGGCTGTGCATGTACTGATTTCATCAGCCACGAGTACAGCCAAGGCCGCACCTAAGCTGTGGCCTGTGATTGTAATGCTTAGAGCCTCGCCTTTGTATAGATCCATCAGCCTTTGCACCTCTTCAACCACGGACTCTGCTAGGCTTGGAACATGGGTTCCGGGGGTTTTGTACAGACTCAAGAACCCGCATTCCACTTTGGAATTGGAATGTCCTTGAGCCGGGTTCGTATCgattttattactattactattattttctgGGATTTGAACAAGTTGGGCTCTAACATTCTCCGCCCACTCAAGACACGTGGCGGTACCACGGAGTGCAATGACGATATCCCTACGTCCCATCCGTTGGATCTCTCTGTTGTTGTCACAAACCGCAACGTAACCTATCCAACTAGACCGTTGGGTCATCCAATCCGGCGCCATGTCAGGTAATTTGATGGATGACGTGGCATACAAACTCTTCGTTACTTTATAAGACCTATCGGGCAAAGCGACGTGGCGTGGCAGTGGCGGCTCCTCAGTCGGCATGGCGGGGTTGGAGTGGAAAGAATGGTAAGCAGCTTGAACGAACTCGCCATACCTGACCACCTCACGACGGAGATTCTCGTCGAGAGGGTCCAGAAGGCCTTTCCAGTGGTTGCTGCCGTGATATTCGTGCCATTTGCTGCCGAGATGGTTTCTGGGAGAGTATTCGTTCGTCTTTGATAGGAGTCGCTGGAGTCGGTTGAGGTGCCGTGGCGACATTTCCTCGACTGCCTTCACCTCCGACCAGAGCCCGGCCAAGTTAAGCCCTTCTAGCGGACTTCTCCCCTTGTTTTCCATCGACCCATTATTACTCGAATCTTTCTGCAGAGGTTGCGGGTCGAGTACTTGGCTCGGTGGGGCTGACGTCTGGAGCAGTTTCTCGAGGTTGGCCAGGTGTAACCGAGTTAAATCGGTCGATGTTTCCGGTTTTTGAATCGTCAACATGGAAGAAGCTGCCACCGGTCTTGCCGAAGGGTTTAGCCGAGACACCCGGCGTATGAAGCTGGCACGTCTGGCCCGAAAGAGATGGATATTTTGAGCAGGAAGCGTGGAACCGATATTCATGGAGACGGAGATCGAGAGATCGAgaaacagagacagagagaaagtTAATCAGAGATGAcaagaaaatggaaattatGGAGAAGAAGGAAGGGAGACGCTGCAGGCTTCAGCGGCTACAACTTGTAAACCAACTGGGATTGAATCGATCAATGCAGGTATATATAGAGTTACTCTTACTAAAATGCCCTTATTCTGCCCTCTTATTACAAGGACAACATAGTTCTAAATTTCTGACTATCATATCAATTCGGGGGTATAATAAGTAATAGACATATTGACCTTTTCTCTCTTGACTTGAATAGGTTTGCGTACGTCTTTTCCTAACTAAGCAGGGAGCTGGCAAAGACATTCTTAAAAGTCTGCAGTCTGCACCCAAGCGTGAAACGCTTCCTCTCTCACTTTACCACTTCGTTGACTGAATTTTATGTCCGTCCAGACCTCAAACATGTTTGATGTTCCTATTTTGAACTCTCGGACATGGGTGTTCATTTAAAGGCtaaaatcaatgttttgaataccgtatcggATGCCATACCGGTTAAGacattagaatgaaatattttgataccggtaccgttttggAATAGTATTTTGGGATAACGATTCgagatagtcgatctataaataaattatatatagaaatatatatatataaattatattctaaaataatagtctatatataaataaattatatacaaatacatatatatataaattataaataatctagtctgaattgggggttaaaaaataagcttatagtttgaaaaaaaaaaaatatataggccgaaatatcggccggtattttggccggtacggaacaagtattgtacctgtaccggccggacggccgaaatgaaaaatttcgaccgtaccaaccggtacagtacgaaatttaaaatactGGCTAAAAGGATACATGATTTGATAGATGAAAGATTGTAAATTCGAGTTTTTATATATACGTTATCAAttattgagttattttattcttaagttTACGTGTATAGCATAATATTCATATcacttatataattttaaaatttatcttttaaatgaaattatattatgtaaatagtgtgtggtgtaaatgCTGCAATTCTCTTAACTATTATCTCGATGAAACTCGGGTCGATTATTTGTATTCTTGTTCTTGAGGAAGTGCTTTTGGCTtcaaaaccatctaattaaGGCTAATTTAGTTAGTTTTACCATCTTCAGGTATACCAATTGAATATATGACACATTTAAGTAATTTCATGAGTTACGCACTCGAATAAagatctatttaaaatattatacaaatttaaaatgaaaataaatattttttgaaatcaatATTATGGTTATCACGCCTAAATTAGAGATGATGCATGCCAACGACCAAACTCCCTCTTTACTTTTTgctttaaaagaagaaaacaattgCCAGTCAAGGTAAACAAACATGTAATGTTGGATGGTAAATGGATGGAAGCTGCCATGCACCGCGAGTGGATAGTGATACGtgtgaaaatgaattttaatttttttaagttatgaaatattttaattaaatagataaagtGTAAAGTCAATATTCAAACTCAatgacttattttttaataagtgggaataatatcatttataatattttaacaaagcGTAGAGTCAAGATATTTGGTTTGATACCAcgttaaatcatcatttataattaaaaatttaagctaatgaaaataaataaattataattattttaattataatatccTAAAAGCTACCaatgaatgtaaaatattattacatatcGACATGAGAATCGAATAGAGAATACCATGCAAGGTTTGAACTCCTAGCTAGCTAACactttttacttaaaaaaaaaaggacttctCAGtcattgtaaataaataaatgttggACGGTAAACAACCACAAATGAACAGTGATATATACTATCAAGGGATAGTTCAGTTGGTATGAATTGGTATTTCATGATTTCAAGGTCAGAAGTTCGAATCATAACGAAAGTTGAAACCACTAATTGTGATAATAAAGCCTGACATTTGGGCCATAAGATAGAGTTTTGAATTAGCTGGATACTTTGAGGATACTGTGGTGATGGGTTCTCTTTTGGGACAGTAGTTATGACTCAAACTAGACATTTCACATGAGCGGAGAATAGCTCCTATGGTCACACTCAGGGAGGGTTAGTGCTACGCTGATCACCCCTGCCTCTTCTTTCACTGAGAAAAGAAGAATAGTGATATATGGGGAAAatgaatttcattttgtttcctagtttctgaaaaatattttttaaaaaaatcttgtgTTGGGTATGTTATATTAATTGCCGCAAGTCCCCACGATTATGCAAACGAAAATTCTATGCGCATGGGTAGGAACGTAGTACTTTCAGTCAATTTATTTGAACAAATAAGCCGCTCTACTTTCGTGTCTGAACATGATCTTTTAAGCCTATCTTTCTTGATGTTCAGCCTTTATACCTTTGATTTTTTGAATATTCTGGTCGTTTATACTTTTGATTTCTTGATATCATGCAAACTTTTTCATGCCATCATCATGTGATCATCAGCAGCTGATCCAAAATTTCAAGAGCTAGCTAGACTTATAAAACATATTGCATGTAAGTTAAAACATATATGCGATTAAGCTTAATTCCGGTATCACCAATAAAATTCCTAATTGTATTGTCTTCGTCAAGATTAACGAACGCTTTAGAAATCATTTTCAGTCTTATTATGTATAGTTAGGAAAATGCTTGAGCCACCGCTGGGGCTCCCGTTGGCTCTTttatgtgagttttttttttttttttttttagttttttttacatagatttttttaacactttaaatatttttaaaaaataaaaaaaattcacaacataatTAGAAAATGCTTCCTTAATcatgaagtgttttttaatgtgttttttaatgattaatattttttttattagctccAGTGggaagactaatatttttttttttactttctgattaaagaagtattttttaatgatattgtgattttttaaaaaaaaaatatgtagcagtattaaaaaatctatataagaaaagaaccagaaaaaaatacacataaagaGCAGTAGGAGCCCAGAGGTGGCTCTAGCATTGTCCATATAGTTAAAgcttaataaataaagaagtatCATGGGACTTGTAACGCCCTAATGGAAGGTCTAAATAACATGATCTATACTTcaaaatgagtagtaaataatgcaattggagactcattcaaaccttataaagagcaaaaacttttcattctcaaataatATTGTGGAATCTCATTCACTACCTACTGTTATCCttatatcatatggggtatcacggGACTAACTTTGAATAATTACAGCTTTTAAATGCATGgtctattttgaaattaaagtgACATATACGGCACTTCGTAGCATAGTAGTAGTGCAATTTGTTTTGGTCTTGAGAATTATTATGATACTATTGCGTGCAATTAGCAGCATTAATATTAAACAGAGATGGGGGAATATTGAAAGTGAAACCATGCACTATCCTCGTccatatcaaaatatatatacatgatgatcaGTAGTAGTACTTTAATTACTCTAATTACATGATTTACTACttaatcattttcttataaCGTTAGTGATCAACATCCGCGTCTTAATCAGATCATGATCAGTACTAAAACCGCGTGCTTATTCATGAATctttttcatgtgagaaattctttttcttctagatatattttatttaaaaaaaaaaaaaggaacacaCAAAAGGCATGTgcatgctaaaaaaaaaaaaagaaaatattatatttgggTGTCGAATCCATCTGATTAAGTACCtatctcaaactaatcattgatgaaatctattactttttcaacttatcaaaaaagttaaacacgtatctcaacatatttcaaacattcaaatatatctcaataggatccacaaaatattactattcataaattaattattcaaatcatctgaaatcacATCAGTATCTAAACACAGCCTAATAGATTGATCTAGAGAGTTCATGAATTCTCTTTAGTTTCTTCTTTGCATGTCATGAGGCTGCGATAAGTTTGCTTCACTTTCGATCGATATATATATTCCCTCcacatgactatatatatatatatatatatatatatatccatgatCACACACGATCATAATATGTATCACACAATATGCATCTTGCATGATCTTGAACTCAAAAGTTGTGGCCAGAATTtctaaaaaagagaaaaaactcaaaattttccaACTCTAAATTAAAATTCCATTATATGCATGCGCGTATTAGATCAATATAGTCGGCTACTGCTTTctgctttttcatttttttcaacagATAATGACACCGTGCATGATCGACATTAATGGTACGTCCTTGGTGTTCTAAATAGTGCGCTTTGCACTGATtttgatgagaatttttttaataaaaactaaCAATAAAGGCTAGCTATCATATTCCAACATGTGCATTTAGTGTAAAACGacttgcattatatatatatataaaattgtaaagAGTGCTAGCTAGGCGCTGCATGGTGGGTGATACCACGAAATAACACACAAACGTGGCGTAAATGGATGATTGTGAGGGGAATCAGAAGACTTTATATATAGTGCTAATAGAAAAGAGTCCAAAGCTAGCTTATCATCGTCACCATCATCATTATGAAGTTCGATCGATCTCGTTCACAAACATTGCATGATGTTCGTTCACACACGCGTGCACAACATCATGTCTCCCAGTACTTTCTGATCAGTACTATATCCATGATGATTATCATCATGATCTGATATTACGTGTCTGATATTCTCCATGAGACTTTAAATTAGCGTCATTGACGGAACAATACATGCAATCCACATGTTGTCCCCTGCCCGATGCCCCCCCTATAATACGTACTCTATAAATAAGctcgattatatatatatatatatatatatatatatatatatgcatacggTACtgatcaatgcatgcatgcatatatatgcatttcTATATACTTACTAAGGATAATTTATTACTAAGGATAATTTAATACTAtgtaaagatatatatatatatatatatatagagagagagagagagagagagagagagttattctacaacatataatttgtcattttcatccattgacactttttttaaaattcaaattacgttctacattatttaaaaatatacgtttgaggaaaaaacatcaaaacatactttttaacttatttgaaattaaaactattttaatatgtaacattcaaacaacttaatttttttattaaagagttttcaaaactatttaaacactttttaaaactaTTACCGCAACTCTAAACAGTTCCTTAAACACATATTAATTTAAACAAGctgtaatttaaatatatccCAACAAGTAACTTATTCATACAACTccctatactaaatatataatatatagtgcataTTTGAATATAGGGATCGAGTACGTACATGTAAGAATGAATAGAtacatacatttatatatatatatatatatataaacacgcATATGCATACGTCACTACTAGTAGCCATACTTGAAAGAGTTGGCGTTGAGAAACGCACGCGTACGTGGTACACGAAAAGGACGCGAAAGTAACGACGTTGAAAGACTTCCAACTAATATATAATGGGTTGGTTGCTTTCTTTTATCGatcacccaaaaaaataaaaaaaaacgaaaaaacatGTGTTGGTCGTCTAGGAAATGAGACCACCGATCGATCTGAGAAATAGAACTTATTATCTTCACGTTATATATCAAAATGCGATTTATTCTATTTAATACATTTATTACGATCGATGTGGTCAGGTAAAGAGCGACAGGTAGAATTTTTCTTGAGATCATGTAGGGAGTTTCAAAGAAAGAACTTGAGGAAACCCAAGTCATCTGCATGCccataaaaaaaaggaaagaaaagccTGCAAGTAGTCATGCATCCCCCATCCTGGAACTTACATATACAGCCACCGTACGAACGTTGACACGCAAAGACTGGAGTAATAAATAATGAGTTGATATATTCTAacttatatattctaattagTTCCGTTGAATTCTATTTCTTTTGGTTTAAGCTATCGATCTGCcttcaattatttcatttaagCCAAATTAAACAAAGATCAACAACGTATAATGGCGTATATAAAAAGCATATGACATAAGTTACGTacgtttgtttttatttttgggccaGGGCTAATTAATACACCGACAAAAGCCACGATAGTGGTTacggattatttatttattttatttaataattaaggaagtatttttgttaataatattatgaatatatatttttttaaaaaaaattaagagtataaaaaaatatatgaaaaatattcaagaaaaaagtCATTTGACCTTATCGCGCGGTGACATCTCTTGTGCTAGCATGACTCAATTACATAAGTAATTAATatgaagtatatataatatagacttaattataatttaattacatGATTAAGCTAAAATCTGATTGATAACTATTATTATCTTGGTGTCTGCTTGTATAATTGTAGATTTTCATAATTGAAGACTGACGACTCTACtacgttttttatttttattttctatacaaGTTGTGGATCATCATCTGAAAACTCCAAATCAATTGAGCCCGTCTTGAACATCTTGGAGTAATTGTGTTGGTTGGAGAGCATAAGATATTGAAGTGGAGGCCagctataatataatataataagtataaatataaatatatatatatataaatatatatatatatatatatataaattaataatgataaGAAGAAAAGGTGCATGGCAAAggagataattaattataaacaaaCTTGTTATTAAACTGAACATAATTCtttaatattgaaaatatctcactacaatttattattttattatatatttgtattattatttataaaatatatgagaatatctcaataaaaaaaaatatattatatatatatatacgcgaAGTGAACGTGTTGGGATAAAAGATGCTAGAGGAAGATTTCTGCATGCTCCTCTACCTTCACAGGcttttttaatatagattttttaatagtgCATTTGATAATTACATATGACAAAAGCAGTAAAAAGTTTTCAGTAACATTATAATGATGTTgaaggttgctttgtcttgatgtGACGGTGGAAATAGTAAAAGCTTATGAAAAGTAATATGATAACGATTGTCGAAAGTTGTTTTATCTTATGAATAAGCTAAAATAGGgataattaaagtaattaatctgaaatatattatatgttataagcTAAAAGCTGAAATTAATCTGAAATATTAATTGCGCGCGAAAGCACAATTAAGGTAATTAAATGGGTTGCGTGATCTCCcttttagggtttttgttgCATTCGATTAATTTCCAAGTCAATGAATATCTTGTActtcagaatatatatatattaggtagGTAGTTCTAAATGGTCGGTAAGAGATCAGGAAACATGTTACATGCCCTGCCTTATCTTCCCGACATGAATGCCTTTGTCGGACAAAAACTACATGCCAGCCAGCTGCTACCCGACATGTtacatatgtataatatataatcagtATTCCTATTTCATGCCTACTTTCATAAGTATCCAGCTAGCTATATAATTCAATCAAGATTCATGATATTTGTAAGGGATTTTCCCCTCAAGGTCAAGAGGCCCAATTAAGCCCAGTTCAGAATAGAAAATCATTAATTCGGTCCACTAGGAGGCTCCTTTGTACATGACTTATAGGAGGGATGATGCTGCAGAAGATGAGACTCGTCGATCTGAACACCCCTTGGAGAGTGTCCAGTCATCGAGTGTCCGCCCGCATATCAGGCATAATATACGCAGAACCATTAATTTATTAACAAAGAAGGCATGAACAATAAACCAGAAGGAAAGTAGACTTAGGGGAGGAGGTTGGAGAACCATGCCGTGTTAATGGTTCTACCATCCGAacaacacgccacattaatgatgccGTCGCAGAGTCACGCAACATTTAAAGattctgacaaaaggaacagtacaGGGAACACGGAAGTTCGGTGCAGGTAGCAAGTTGGGAGAAGAGTTTTGAAGTCGAACCCTGTAAGCAAAAGAGCGAGAACAAGTGAGGCACAATAAACAAAAAGGCAAGAATGAGAACAAGGGGTTCGGAACCCCAACAACAAAAGGATTGGTGGTTCCACCTCCGGCTCTCAAACCGCCACAGCTAGCAACGGCCTAAGCGCCACCAGAGGACCTGTCGCCCACTATGGTGTAAAGGTTTCACCAGAACCATGAAAGatagaagaaaaacaaagggaAAAGCAAAGGAACTGGGAACTCAAGCAATAAAGCAAGAGTCACAGAATAAAAGAGAAGGCTAGAAATGAGTATAATGGATTTTCACTTTGGAGAAGGGTCCTTATATAGGCGAGGTTGACGCTTGGCCTGCTAAGGCATCATAACTCCACGAATCACCATAAGTCGCCACGTGTCCCCCACCCAAGAGAATCAGAATCCCTTGATTATCGCAACCACTGTAGAACATATCTATTGATACAATGTGTTGAGTTAATGCCAATAAAGAATGGAGCCATGATGCGGAAATCAAAGGGACACAATTTAATGTGGAAACATAACTGGCACTGTGTTGCCACGTATGCAAAATGCGAATGACCACTAAGCATGTGACTAGGCAGGCCGGGAACTTGCAGGACATAAGgtcataagaaataaaaagaattctttCTGGACTCATCTGGAAAGAATTAACATGAATCCAGAAAATTGCACAGAGCATAACAAAAACGCAAAAGAAGAAAGCCAGTATTAAAGACGCCTCAAAAGGTTAAGCAAATAGCAGAGTCGAAAAGGTTAAACCGAATGCCAGTGGGGTACGCCGAGAAACTTCAAAGGCACGATTGGACACGGCTGCCTGAATAACGATTAAAACGATGGTTGTACTCCGAGAAAGACTATCCATAGAGGATAAGCAAGTGCAACATGACCTGCCAGCGGGGTAGGTAGGAGCTCTGTGGATCCGTTTACCAAGGTCCCCCAGGCCGAccacacaaaaacaaaagaagaaagaaaaaaagaggcaaATGCGAGA includes:
- the LOC121236384 gene encoding phospholipase A1-Ibeta2, chloroplastic produces the protein MNIGSTLPAQNIHLFRARRASFIRRVSRLNPSARPVAASSMLTIQKPETSTDLTRLHLANLEKLLQTSAPPSQVLDPQPLQKDSSNNGSMENKGRSPLEGLNLAGLWSEVKAVEEMSPRHLNRLQRLLSKTNEYSPRNHLGSKWHEYHGSNHWKGLLDPLDENLRREVVRYGEFVQAAYHSFHSNPAMPTEEPPLPRHVALPDRSYKVTKSLYATSSIKLPDMAPDWMTQRSSWIGYVAVCDNNREIQRMGRRDIVIALRGTATCLEWAENVRAQLVQIPENNSNSNKIDTNPAQGHSNSKVECGFLSLYKTPGTHVPSLAESVVEEVQRLMDLYKGEALSITITGHSLGAALAVLVADEISTCTALSDMPPIAVFSFGGPRVGNRAFANRIDAQNVKVLRIVNSQDVITRIPGVFVGEELNQKLRNTSIVGGLLDMLDKNMPLAYSHVGTELRVDTKMSPYLKPNADMACCHDLEAYLHLVDGFLASNCPFRANAKRNLGRLLKDQGSNVKKLYTSKALTINLERDGLPMSSCLPSPS